The nucleotide window CTAAGATTTGAGTATAATTATACGCTGCTGCATTCTTAACACTTACATCTTAATTAGGGAGGCGGTCGAACTGGCCTTCGAGGGTTTATATGTGGTGGAAATCTTGAGTAGCCAATGGAAGGACGATGATAACCACCGCCGTGACCGTTATAACCACTGCCATGCGGAGGAGACGGAGAAGGAGACGGAGATATAAAACTTGCAGCTTGATCAGCTGCTGGTGGCTGGTAATCGACCAACCCACTATTTGGTTGTGCATGTATTTGATGCTTTGGATTTCTTGCAATGTCTGTGAGAATGAAAACTGAAAGAAACAAAACTAACAAGGATAAGTAAGACATCtttaacacaaaaacaaaacatgtagTTCTTTAACACATCCAACGTTCTTTATATACATAATCTTTGAAAGacgtttatgtttatttttatttttggaattggAGACTTTTATGTTTATTGAAAAGTAAAGTCAATCTATGTTGGTTGGCAAAATTTATGACATGTCAACTTCGGGACAGGTTAATTCAATGCGACCTTAGAGTATACACATATCAAGTTTTCTCGTTCGATTCTTCTTAGACCAAATTTGATGGATGAGTTTGACTTCTTCAAAACATCAATCGGGAAAGGTTAATTCAATATGTGTGTATACATGAAGTTTAACTTTTATTaggatttaatttattttttggttattcTCGCCACAAGGAAATTTGTTACTCACTcagtcccaaattataagtcgttttcgaaaataaaaattattcaaattttaagttgttttacaatatcaatgaaatattaatgtcgCTTTCTTTTTCATACCTTTAACGATTTATTACTCTCATTTATTTCAgctctttaatttatctttctcacatcatttattaaggaaaattttataaaacaactaATAGCTGGCTTTGAACCGGGCCCTCGCAAGTTGACGGTAGGATTGGTCCCCTCAAATTAGTCAGTTCTTGGATCGGATGtggagttttaaaaaaaaaaacatatttttcatacaaatttaaatacatttttttaatatatgtttgaaattgtcaaaacaacttataatttgagCGGAAAGAGTATTTGACAAGGGCGAAATCCCCATAAGAAAAGTCTTGCAATGAAGGTCATCATAAATGCTCTATAAGGGGTAAAATCTCTCTCAATTTTTTGAGTGAATCGCCGTTGTCAAATTAGCATGGAAGAGGTCATATCATAACAATTGTCGAATGTGTTTAGTTTAATGACACCTTTATGTTGATTTGCAACATGTCAGTTTGACTGATGAAATCTTGTGAGAGATTTGCCCAAGTCAAATGtcgaatttatatatatttataaaagaatatttttatttagaatttcaaattaatttttttaaattaaatacaaatgattatgaaattcaatcaaaataaatatcatgctatattttttttttaaaaaaagttattgatgaacaaaatttgttatttgttttctcGAGAGCAACAATGTAAAAGTAATATAAAATTGTAGAAGAAGTATTGATAactcttctttcaaaaaaaaaagtattgataACTCTGAAAACCCTTCCAAAATTAATGTGGTGACATCCACTCTATACAAGGATTCTCCTCCCCCATCCTCATCTTAAAATAGAGTGTTCCCTCTTTTGTCTTACCCTTCATAATAGAAGAGATTCATGGGGAGCAACAGAGGATCATAGAATCAGTGCAAGAACTTCGATTTAGGGTTGAAGAACTCTCTAATCAAGTTCTTTTTGCCACGGACCACATCAAggaagaaataatataaaacatttagtcaacttattatgtttttttatttcatgaaaTTGTAAATTATATTTATGACTATTCATCTATTttgaaaaatgactttttttttctttcctttgatTCTTATTTTGTAAAGAATGGCTTGTGAGCAGTGAGCAGTAATGTGATTCATATTAGCGTGTGTCGCTACtttggttttgtattttaatattttattcagttCATGTGTTGTTAGTTCTTCAACTATGTTATTGGTATGATGAATTTAATTgtgcatttgaatttttttattaatcttcGGTAGAAATTATGAAGATTTGTTTGTAGATTTATCTTTTCGTATTATCTACGTTTAATCTTCGTATGTATTTGGGTTTAGCAATCTTCCAGTGTATATTCTTcgttttatcttattttattgttttcaagTAAAATAACTATGGGAGAATTGATGATCAAGACTTGCAGGTAATCTGAATTATACGATGGATGAGCTGATGAGTATGATATTGAATATGGACCAGCAGTTTGATGCTCAAGACACTCAGTTTAGGAAGATGAAGGCATCGATTCAAAGGTGAAAAACTCCACAGCCATCAACATGTCCCTTCACATTACTTCTCATCCCTCTACCATGGTGATTTTTCCACCCCTAACCCAAATTCTCCTTCAAAACCGGATGGCATTTATGATGATTagtgatgtttttaattttgtgcaattttgttttgtctATGACATTGTGTTTTAGAcacattttgattttggtttgtaataattttgaTTTCTGACTGGTTTTCCTTGGTACACGCCCTTTTTGAAGTTGTCAAAAGGGGACAAACTTATGTTGTGTATGTTGCGTGTTATGTTATGTTTGCTTCATGATGATgtattatgtttgtttatgcttgttatATGTATGGTATGCCTATATATTATATGTGCAGTTTCAAGGAGCAAAGTGCAAAGTCAATATCATTAACATTTGGTTGACATCATcaaaagagcaatgatatttgaacaatcaatttgGTATAACCTATTTGACAActttccttttctctcttttcattggtaaaaaacaatggagagagaaaaaggaagagagagagtaaaaatagaatgtgagtatgagagataaagttgtctaaaaattgtcacaaatggttgtacaaatatcatttatctcatCAAAAAGGGGAAAATGTAGTTGTTCCTTCAATCATTTAGTTAtaggttttgatgatgttttttatttgatgatgtttatgttttatgcttTATGTTTAAATAGCTTAATTGTGAAAGCACGCTAGTTAATCCTTGATCTCAGGCCCTATACAATAGTACACTATGTGTACAAACGTTAGTATTGTGTTTAAGAGTTTCTTGAGATTCATGTTTTATCAAATTGTgcttttatgtgtgtgtgattCAATTCAAAGTGTTGTCAAACATTTATGATTCGTATCATCCCTTGTCTTGGGTTTCTTTGGTCTTTtgattatgttgtatatgattcaaaacattatttgaagtttttgaaTCGATTTAGTTAAGCCATATGGATTTTATTATGGCTTAGTTTCTCTGTGTTAGTGTTCTTTGAATCGTATAAAACATCATCTGGGTTTCATTATACAATTCAAGTTCTTATCTATGGATATTTGAAtctattcaatttttttctaaaaattttaTGATACGATTCATTTTTCTTCTGATTCATATCAATCTTCATGTTCTTCAGATCCTCTCATTTTACATTATTTGAATTGTATCATGCTTTTTATAATTCGATTCAAGCTTGTTGTTTTGTGGATAGATTAACTCTTTTTACTCATACCAATATATCCTCCTACTCACATTCTTTTTTGTTCATTGAATCAATTTGCAAATAGACTCTGAAATCTTCAAACCCTTTCTCTCTCCATCTTCTCCAGATTAAACAGTTTCCTTAGAACTTTTGTAGAGTGTAAAGTCTAGATTGTAAGAGTTCTATAGTACATCTAAGATTGGTTTCTGTCAAGGGTCGTGATGGTGGGTCAAGGACCTAAAGGAAAAGAAGGACTTTTCACCTCCAAAGGGAATCGTGTGATTGTTTCTCATCAATTCAAGGTAATTTAGTTTCGTTTATTGATTTGGATAGTGCATTGATTGGGGAGCCTTGCAATATTTCTTCTTTGCATCTATGAAAGTAGTTATTTGCACCTTTGTAGGATTTGCAGTCAAATCTTCGCAACCATTTTGAACAATCTCAAGAACTTCTTGAGAACCAAACAATGTGTTCATCAATGTGCTCCATCTTTCACTATTATTTCCATCAAGAATCAACAAATTTTATTGAACAAAATATCAGTCATACCCATGATTGCTTTGCAATAAAATCTGAAATCACACTTCACTCGTGTTTCCCAAAGATATTCCCCCTTACACATATCTCATGTTTCCCAAAATCAGAACCCAAAGCTATTGATGTCAATTGTTAGCGCAACAGACTTAACTTGCATCTAAAGAAATCAAGTAGAATGAatagaaaatatagaaaaagaGTGGACTTAGAGGTTGAAGATAAAGATTTAGAGAGAAGAAAGTTTGTTGTAGCTATGTTTCTTTGATTGATGAAATTAAATGAGTACAACTTATTTGTATAAGTAACTTGTTGGTTAAGTAATTACAGTTAATTAACCAACAAAACTAACCAATTCTTAAAAGCTTTGTAACTAACTCTTTTATTTCCAATTATGGATTAATTAACTAACTAACATTATCTAGGTTTTATTtcttgaaacaaaaataaataaataaaagcctCTGGTCAAGCTTAGTTTAAGAAAGACTAGAATATAactatttatgtttattttgatgagtggtaGATAGCAAAAATACAACTTCTACCAGTCAATGGAACTATTGGTCCATGATAATTCATACACTTTGCTCTTCGACCTCACATAACACCACATCTTGTAGAAGATTGGGTGGATTTTTTAAATGTGTCAAGATAATTTATCACTTGTGTGTATTAttctcataaataaataattactaaatgaaaaaaatttagCATGAGATctgagagtgtgctcctcctaaaagtttcaggttcgattctctgtAGTGCCAATTTCGATtggttaatttaatttcttcaaaaaaaaaatgaaaaatgaattaataaaatttgaataactGGGGCTCCATTTTGGAGTAAAAATCTTCTAAAGTTTGTCTCTTTGTAGGTAAACCGATCTATGTCTATGTgggattatttttgttttgacataACACTAAATATAAATCTCTTAAGCGCACACAATATTGATTCTAATGTTTattctattaattttattttattttataattaatgttacattttgatttttctaaaatGTATCCAAAACTTGCAACCATAATTTTGTGATCATGTAAAGTTTGCTCGTCTCCttttatatacaaaataaaaggtCATTTAATCTCATAAAATGTGAATGAACCCATATATCTTTCATTTGAGATATCACATATTAACTAACAAATGGTTATTTATGCCTGGTTTgttttgacttaaaaaaaaaaaaatatttgatttaaaaaatttagatattttttagaaaagCTACAACTAATTTTCGTTTGTTTaccatgataaaaataatttatttaagattTGAAACTTTTACATTTGAGTTcgttgtttttagaaaaaaaaaaaggattttggAAAAACTACTAGGAATAGCCTTTCCTTTTGACATCAAAtcagatttaaaaaataaaataaaatttaaaaatcttaaacaaacatttatttatttttgtcaaatagcgtAATGGCGACTATAAATGCACCTTTAACGTGAATAAAGTGAAGTGATTAGAGATTGAACCACCATTTCTCCTTGTAACGGTCTCTAcaaattaagttaaattaaCGAGAACTTTGtgctaaaaaaactattattagaataacaaaaatgattttagttaaaatatttaaaaaagaaaaaatctataAGAAACGGATCCTTAACCTTACATTCATTTTCATTGTAGTTTGGGCGAGGGACTTTATGGTATGTTTAATGGCTTCAAGCAAAggtaaaaaaaagaatataactCTGATAATAtgatactttttttaaaaggggcactggtttttaatgaaaaaggaaCACTGTtgatacttttaaaaaatagttctATAATCGAATAAATTCTGGTAAGGGgattcctaaaaaaatagagtaaaggATAATGTAACATGTTAAAATTATCAGAGAATGGTCCTAAGCATCACatgatcaaaataattttttttttttcatatcaaaatttataGCAAGAGGTGATGCCCCAATTTAAAGTAGGGAAGATTTTCGGATTCAAATgagcataataaaaaaattttacatttattttacttCAAGAACATTAGAATGGTTCGAACTCGAAACATACAAGATCCTATTCTTGGTGTCTAACATGGCCAAGATCTTTTGCAAAGTTGCTCAATCGAAATCAAATCTATCACATGGTTCAAACATTGTCTTGAAGCATCCACTCACTTATACAAGCATATTCCAGAAACATTACGATAAAATTCTTGTCCCTTTCAgctttaattcttttttatctttattaaaaACGACGCGTTTTAGGTCATTGGTAAAATTGAACCTTCTTGCTTCAACTTGTAGGCATCGAATCTAAATCACTTCATAAGAGGGAGAAGAATATGAATTTTAGTCACTTGATTAACTAGTCACCTTTCTCAttataattcaacaaaataaaattgaaactaTGGACTTAGGTGAATGTATATGTGAACCAACACAAATCACGTACAAGCACGTCATTAATCAGGTGAATGGTATTGCCGAATGAACCTCACAATATGGCGTAATGATCCAAATACGAGTTTTAGTAAAAGAGAAAATgttaatacattttttaacacttacttttttattgagTGAAACTAACGTGGTTCTCTTAAATTTAGGCGGGACACATTTTCAAAATACAGTATTTACataaattttactaaaaaaaaaaatgaatgtcaGAAAGAGTGCTAAGAAAATAACGTGAATACCACTCCTATAAgggaacataaaaaaaatattaacaccattgtttaatatatgaatttcatactaaatataaagaaaaattcattGAAAATGACGTGAATTTGATCTTCATATAACTTTTTCgcatataaaaaatttgtgaaAAGATAAACTACAAAAATGACAGAAAATCCAACAAATGCAAGGTTTAATTAGAGAAATCAGACAACATATGCAAATTTCacacacaatttaattaatgttCAAAGTATAatctctttttcatcttttccTTTATTGGCAGAAAAACACTTATCTCCAAACTTTTCATTCTCTagaaatcatcaccatcataaccaccatcatcatcatcataaccAAGATCATCTTCAACTTTATCAGCTGCATCATCAGCAATCTTATCCTCAAGATACTCAGCACCTTCCACAAGTGCAACTCCACCTAACACCCCAGCAACTGCACCCACAGCCAATCCTGTCCCCATCCCACCAAACttacttttcttcttttcctccACTTGTCCATACCCATAACTACTCCCTTGTCCATATGACGACCCGTACCCTGGCTCATACCCAGTAGTCTGAGGCCCCGCATTATAAGGATAACCACCAGGTGGCGCAGTTTGAGGCCCTGCATTATAAGGATACCCTCCAGGTGGCGCTGCAGAATAACCATAATTCTGCGGCGGTGCACCATAAGGGTTTCCATATCCAGGAGCAGAGGGATTATAATTATAATCCCTCGACGACGCCTGAGGTGGAGGAACACCATAAGGAGGAGCGTAGTACTCACCCGACCCACGATAGCCTGGCTCTCTAATTATTACTTTAACATCAACTTTCCCATGTGGTCTTCCTGATGGTCTTTTCAACGTTAGGGATCGGCTGGCACGCTCGCCGATCCCAACATCATCTAGAACTTCAACTAATTTAAGCCGAGCTGAGCCGATGAGTGGCTTGGTGTCTGGCTCCGAGCCGGCATGAACGATGTCGATGTAAAGAGTAAGATCTTCAATAGGTTGAGGTGGTAAAGGGATTATGAGAGTTTGGTCCCAATTTGCTTCTGTGTCTCCATTTTCATCAACTTTGGTTGAGAATTTGTTCTTTGGATCAATCCATACGACGCCATATGGTTTGTTTGAGCCGTTACGCCAGTTCACGTTTTTGAGATTGTAAGCTGATGAAAGTTTCACTTCAGCTTCATAGCGTGAagccattttaatttttttatgtttgtgttgaATTTGAGAATGTGATTATGTGATGAAACTTTGGtgtctaaaattgattttataggtGAAGAGTAAGAGTGGAGATTGGTTTATTTTAGTCCAAAGTTTTGTGTTTAATTACAAAGTTGCCATTTAACTAACATGGATGACTTTTCATTGGTGCAAAATCAAACTATCGAATCAAATTTCACCTAAGCAAATAAATCaactaataaaaaattcattaactCATTAATCTATGTCTCAAAGTTCAGTGAAGATTTGATCAAAAAAAGTGGAGTGAAGATCACTATGTGTGagttaatcaattttaattttaaaaaatagcattttttaCTCCTTCAAAAAAGCTTCTCAACATTATTTTGCCTATGTTttgataattgaaaaatatgagGTCTTTTTTGtgaagtaatattttttatatttgttgaaatttaaGACAATTATTTTGGTGGCCTTATCTTTGATCCAACCCTACCCCCGGTCTCGTTTTATGTATACACTGGTTTGAGTTTGTACACTATTTTAGTAATTATTTGATTGATATTAATGataaaaagatttttatttatgaaatcaaTTGGCATGCAAgagaaacaaagtaaaaaaaagaagaagtaaaTATGATGGTTCATAGGTCCATATCATCTCATAAACCCACAATATCATTATGTTAAATCTTTTCCTGTTGAGTATATACATGAAATTAGATgatctcaaaaaaataatacaatttcaAAGATACATATAATGACATTTCACTCATAAAtaaaaggttaattaagtttttagtccctataaatattcacagttttgtttttaatccctacaaaataaaatcacactttttagtccctgtgacattttccttaagcattttagggactaaaaatgctgatggaaaaattttatagggactaaaaatgcttatgaaaaattttataagaactaaaaatgttgatggaaaattttataaggactaaaaagtgtgattttattttgtaggaactaaaaacaaaattctaaatatttatagggactaaaaacttaattaaccctaataaaacaaataaataatggtAATTCTATTGTTGACCGGTGAGTACACCTTTCTAGACAATTGATTTTGGTGAGGGGTGGTTCAGTCAACTTTGAGCAGGCTTGTTTGGTTTCAATCCTAACTGGGGAAAAGAACATCTTGGGTGGGGAATAAAATGCAAGTAGTAGCTTGAGGGTTAAGAATATGGCATTATTCGGATGtaagataaaatataataataattcttttgaattaaattaaatataataatcacTACCTTTTAAGAAAACAATCTCAACGTACTgattaacttatttcttttagatttgttttattataatgCGTACGCCATCTTCTACTTATTGAGTTTTATCCcattattttgtaaattaaGTTCTTTGATTTATAAAGAATGATAAAATAGAAGGATATAATGGTAGAAAAAGGTTTAAGtgagggattttttttttcaaagaaggTTTAAGTGAAGGATAAAATTAGAAGATAAAGTGTATGTTTGATTCCACTTCTAGAGTGAccaaaattgaccaaaatatataagtaaaattgattctgtctccaaaattgattctacttgaagctaggatttgtagcttttgattattgaattgaGTTTCACTTACATATTTATAGttaaactcacttttacatCAATGTATCCAAACACAAACCACTTCTGGTTGGAATTACTtctaaccaaaatcaattctacataatcaattctatcaaaatcaattctccccACCATACaaccaaacacaaaaaatatgacACTAATTTATAAATTCAATGTCTTAGGTTCGAGTTTCCTGATACCAATTTGAGTCGGTTAGtttaacttattaaaataaattaattatgatatttttttagatgataggaaataattttaaaaaataaaatttatttagtttttaatttaataactaAATATACTAATACATGTCGAATTGACGTATTTACTTTAGAAATGGTCATACTTTTCAGGAATCTTGATTTTGAACTTTTTCATGTATaatattgcacatgtttttTTGTCCAGTAGTTTATTGGTCAGAAATTTACCTTTTTAAAATGTAATATTCCACATGTTACTACAATTAAAAgtaacaatattttttcaaagaacAACAATTATgtcttaaaatattatatatttaatataaaatatacaaattttaatataaacttacgattttaaacttcttataatacaattaaaagtaacaatattttttcaaaaactacaattatgacttcaaaaaattatttatttaatataaaatatacaaattttaatacaaacttacatatttaaactttttaatatgtgcaaatttacaaatgataaaaaaaaaaaccgtttAATTATATCTTTACTGAAAATGGAGGCGTATTAAAAATTGGAGATAAACTATGGTcccctctttctttcttttttttcacaAGCAATTAAAGGTAAAGAGGTTGTAGGTGCTGTACAAAAGAGCTTGCAATAGAGGATCGGTAACCCacttttttcattgattttttaaaaaaataatctttggGTCTTAATTCGTCCGGTAACATTTATAagcaacttttttcttttttaaattcattaaatattatttaatgaatctgaaaaagtaaaatttgcttataaatgcttacttttgttttttattattctgCTACCTTGTAACAAATATTGTTTCCGTTTTGCACTTCTTTGACACGCCTTGAACTAAAGAGGCATTGTGTTTGGtgtaaatatatatcattttatcttttccaaaaaaaaaaaaattgcttataaatatgactgaaaaaaatactactttttaatacttaaataataatctaaagacatttgttaacattttgcATAATATTTCcgttgaatttatttttttaactgcATCATTCTTTCTTTGAGGGGAATTTGCACAATTCGTGtaagttttaaaaatttattcaatgtgttttttttttctttttctctaaataCTGACGGCATGAGATATGCCTTGATGAAGTCTCAGTGCGCTGCATTATCAGATGTGAAGATAACAAATAAATGTTGGATTAGGTATTGGCTAATGGTATGGTCCTGTTTCCACACGCAGAAAACACGGTCCACGTAATTATAAGTTAATTATTACAAGACAAGATGTTTTCTAGGGAAATAATCACTTGAGGAAGTATACAACTATTAATGTTTACTGTACACAACAATCTCTGGTTCGTGAGATCCAATTTAGTGTTCGAAAAACATAGaaacaacttttaatttttgagaCAAATAAATCGAGACAAGTTAGTTTGTGCTCTCTGTACAATTTGTTtggttgaaaaagaaaatatagatgaaagaaaagaaagtgaaaataaGAGATTATTTAGTAGTTTGATAtgagaaaaattgaagaaaaaaaatccggATAAAAAATCTGATAAAATTCCGTAAATAGATTATAACATAAAAACttgatataataaaataaaataaaattaaaacaagtaTTTCCGTTTTTTTAGCAAAGGAAGAGAGCAAACAACTAAATCAATATATTGAGTAcaagagaaaacaaattaaGAGGAGGGCGGACAAgaccaaaattttcaaaagctTTAACAAAATCTATAACAATTGGAGCAAGACCCCACCAAAGCATATTAGTAGCTTGGTAGCCTTGAAAACGCAATCGAATTGCGTTTGATCGGCTAAATCATGTAGGATACATTTCAGGGATATTATAAACTGAAGGCAAAAgacatgataaaaattaaaattcttgtCTCTCACAAAATCActatacaaatttttatttcaagtacaagttgtctaaaataccaaaataacctTTTATGCAACAAAAATTgtataagataaaaaattattcaataccatAACATATATCTTGTGTTGTTCTGCCTTGTATTATGTTCAATACTTACCGTTTAACATATCAAACACAACATATGTATTTTTAGGAGTTTTACTGTTCAAATATACACCGTCTCACGTAATaatataaagggttaatagtgtttttcatccctgtaatataggtcatttccaaTTTTCgaccctataaaattttcagtttgatttgcatcgttgtaaaactttttttttcggaaaacacccctcccTCCTCCATCCAACTCATCAAATGTGCATATGTGGCGctgacttggttttttttttttatttattattaattgtctacatcagattttattttttaaagtatttgaaaattaattttcaaaaataaaaaaaataagaaaaatattcagatttttttccataaaatttaaaaatcgaaaaaaaaaagagttttttttttttcaaatattaaaaaaatcagaaaaaacgataagatttttttgaaatatcattttttttttaaattcaaatattaaaaaatcacaaaaaattcgaaaaaacaaatttgaggttttaaaaaaaagtcatatttttttctagaaaaaaaaatagttttaaaattttttctacaaaaaaaagttatggaaaatgttttatttttaaaaatctggatacaatttttttaaaaatttagaagaaattcagttttttttttttttttttttttaagattctagagtttaattttcaaaataaaaaaaaaagttaaattcgaaattttttaaaaaaaagtcatatttttttcccGAATATGTAGTCATAtgggggaggggtgttttccgaaaaattttataagagcgaaaatcggaaatgacctatattacaggggtgaaaaacactattaaccctgaTATAAAAAGATCAAACTCACATGAATTGAGACACTATGTGTGTGTTTGGCACCACTTTTTTCTCCTCAAAACGTGGGTTGCTTTATTGAAACACCGTTTTGCTCTTTTCATGCTGTTTGGATAGCTGAAAAAGCAATTTTGTGAAACACGTTTTTGTCTCCAAAACTCAGTTTTCATGAAGCTGAGATTCATAGCTTCTACGGCAGATCAAAACCACTTTTCAACCTTTAATTTCTCAAGGGACATGTACTTACCTAATTACCCCTAAATTCAagccttcaatttttctttctcccagttttctttcttttcatt belongs to Medicago truncatula cultivar Jemalong A17 chromosome 6, MtrunA17r5.0-ANR, whole genome shotgun sequence and includes:
- the LOC25496384 gene encoding metacaspase-1; translated protein: MASRYEAEVKLSSAYNLKNVNWRNGSNKPYGVVWIDPKNKFSTKVDENGDTEANWDQTLIIPLPPQPIEDLTLYIDIVHAGSEPDTKPLIGSARLKLVEVLDDVGIGERASRSLTLKRPSGRPHGKVDVKVIIREPGYRGSGEYYAPPYGVPPPQASSRDYNYNPSAPGYGNPYGAPPQNYGYSAAPPGGYPYNAGPQTAPPGGYPYNAGPQTTGYEPGYGSSYGQGSSYGYGQVEEKKKSKFGGMGTGLAVGAVAGVLGGVALVEGAEYLEDKIADDAADKVEDDLGYDDDDGGYDGDDF